In the Solibacillus sp. FSL K6-1523 genome, one interval contains:
- the rplI gene encoding 50S ribosomal protein L9, which produces MKVVFLKDVKGRGKKGEVKDVAEGYARNFLIKNGHAKEANNQAMSELQGQKRLEEKNAAAELQAAKDLKEQLEAITVEIKAKSGEGGRLFGSVSTKQVADALLKKHGFKVDKRKMECNDGIRSLGFANIPVKLHLDVKATLKVHVIEE; this is translated from the coding sequence ATGAAAGTCGTATTCTTAAAAGATGTAAAAGGTAGAGGTAAAAAAGGTGAAGTTAAAGATGTAGCAGAAGGGTATGCACGCAACTTTTTAATTAAAAACGGTCATGCGAAAGAAGCAAACAACCAAGCAATGAGTGAATTACAAGGACAAAAACGTTTAGAAGAAAAAAATGCAGCGGCTGAATTACAAGCAGCAAAAGATTTAAAAGAACAATTAGAAGCAATTACAGTAGAGATTAAAGCTAAGTCTGGAGAAGGCGGCCGTTTATTTGGTTCTGTATCAACAAAACAAGTAGCGGATGCACTATTAAAGAAACATGGCTTTAAAGTCGATAAACGTAAAATGGAGTGCAATGACGGTATTCGTTCATTAGGCTTTGCGAACATTCCAGTAAAATTACACTTAGATGTAAAGGCTACGTTAAAAGTACATGTAATTGAAGAATAA
- a CDS encoding DHH family phosphoesterase has protein sequence MGTIRQRPIRYPLIALSALGIVTAILMVSWSLWIGIAYTLIFTVFIVYAWKVEAITYMETEKHIESLSFRMKKVGEEAFLEMPIGILLINDQFAIEWANPFMLKMLDTDTLIGHDLFALSESLYTLINQEQKSEMTITIRDRKYRVFYKKEEKLLYFFDVTEQVEMETQYFADQTVLAILFIDNYDEITSGMDDQSRSLTNTMVTSIINEWSAHYGIYAKRIASDRFIAVLNESILSELEQKRFSILDVMREKTLQKNLSLTLSVGVGNGSASLVELGQLAQSSLDLVLGRGGDQVAIKQPNGKLRFYGGKTNPVEKRTRVRARVISHALRDLIQDSDRIFVMGHKHPDMDSIGACVGVRKMAVMNEIDGYVVVNFDEVRGSVGRLMDEIKEKTDFYDCFITPEEALSKITSKSLVIVVDTHKPSMAVDQRLLSKTDKVVVIDHHRRGEEFIENPTLVYMEPYASSTAELVTELLEYQPQLEKLAMLEATALLSGIIVDTKSFTLRTGARTFEAASYLRTRGADTILIQRLLKEDVDTYVARSKIIQTVQFPHKGIAIANGEDNKAYDSVLIAQTADILLTMKDVSASFVIAHRSDGLIGISARSLGEVNVQLIMEKLGGGGHLTNAATQMEANSIGEVKNYLIEAINEIVEGSNEQ, from the coding sequence ATGGGGACTATTCGTCAAAGACCAATTCGATACCCACTTATAGCACTATCCGCACTCGGTATAGTTACAGCTATCCTTATGGTAAGTTGGAGTTTATGGATTGGTATTGCCTATACTTTAATTTTTACTGTATTCATTGTATATGCTTGGAAAGTGGAAGCGATTACGTATATGGAAACAGAAAAGCATATTGAATCGCTTTCTTTTCGAATGAAGAAGGTTGGCGAAGAGGCCTTTTTAGAAATGCCGATTGGGATTTTACTAATTAATGACCAATTTGCTATTGAATGGGCGAATCCATTTATGTTGAAAATGCTTGATACGGATACGTTAATCGGTCATGATTTGTTTGCTTTATCAGAAAGTTTATATACGTTAATCAATCAAGAACAGAAGAGTGAAATGACGATTACTATCCGCGATCGAAAATATCGTGTGTTTTATAAGAAGGAAGAAAAGCTGCTTTACTTCTTTGATGTGACAGAGCAAGTAGAAATGGAAACGCAATATTTTGCAGACCAAACGGTGTTAGCTATTTTATTCATTGATAATTATGATGAAATTACATCGGGTATGGATGATCAATCACGCAGCTTAACGAATACGATGGTTACTTCTATTATTAATGAATGGTCCGCGCATTACGGTATTTATGCAAAACGAATTGCATCCGATCGATTCATCGCCGTTTTAAATGAATCAATCTTAAGCGAATTAGAGCAAAAGCGCTTCTCAATTTTAGATGTTATGCGTGAAAAGACGTTGCAGAAAAACCTTTCATTAACATTAAGTGTTGGGGTTGGTAATGGTTCAGCTTCTTTAGTAGAGTTAGGGCAACTTGCACAATCCAGTCTCGATTTAGTTTTGGGGCGTGGTGGCGACCAAGTAGCGATTAAACAGCCAAATGGAAAGTTACGTTTCTATGGAGGGAAAACAAACCCTGTAGAAAAGCGCACAAGAGTACGTGCACGTGTCATTTCACACGCTTTACGTGATTTAATTCAGGATAGTGATAGGATCTTTGTTATGGGACATAAACATCCGGATATGGATTCTATCGGCGCCTGTGTAGGTGTACGCAAAATGGCAGTAATGAATGAAATTGATGGTTATGTTGTCGTTAACTTTGATGAAGTGCGAGGCAGTGTAGGGCGTCTGATGGATGAAATCAAAGAAAAGACGGATTTCTATGACTGTTTCATTACACCAGAAGAAGCACTATCTAAAATTACGTCGAAATCGCTAGTCATTGTTGTTGATACCCATAAACCGAGTATGGCAGTGGATCAGCGATTACTTAGTAAAACGGACAAAGTAGTCGTGATTGACCATCATCGTCGCGGTGAAGAATTCATTGAAAATCCGACGCTTGTCTATATGGAGCCATATGCATCGTCCACTGCGGAGCTCGTAACGGAATTATTGGAATACCAACCACAACTAGAAAAATTAGCAATGCTCGAAGCAACGGCATTATTGTCAGGGATTATTGTCGATACGAAAAGCTTCACATTACGAACGGGCGCCCGCACATTTGAAGCTGCTTCCTATTTACGGACACGTGGAGCAGATACAATCTTAATTCAACGTCTTTTAAAGGAAGATGTAGATACGTATGTTGCCCGTTCAAAAATTATTCAAACGGTACAATTCCCTCATAAAGGAATTGCCATTGCGAATGGAGAAGATAATAAAGCATATGATTCAGTATTAATCGCACAAACTGCAGATATTTTACTGACGATGAAGGATGTTTCGGCATCATTTGTTATTGCCCATCGTAGTGATGGCCTCATTGGGATAAGTGCCCGTTCGCTTGGAGAAGTCAATGTCCAGCTCATTATGGAGAAGCTCGGTGGTGGAGGACATTTAACGAACGCGGCAACACAAATGGAAGCAAACTCAATTGGTGAAGTGAAAAATTACTTAATTGAAGCAATTAATGAAATAGTCGAAGGGAGTAATGAACAATGA
- a CDS encoding YybS family protein: MQNNQSRKLAQGAMMIALFTVLMAIIFYVPLAGFIAMLIAPLPIIWYSATYDRKSSILVTFIAVIITFFIGGLIILPASLIFAAAGMAIGDAIYNKRSKVFMFISTSIVLLITFAIQYLISLRLFEFDFINDSLVLMRKSYEESLDLVEKMTGQAPISKETLAEMFSVVEMTIPASITLAVFVFAFIFISINLPIVKRFKVDVPKFSSFSHLRLPRAVLWYYLITLTINLFVQPELGTSLYVVMINVSLILWVLLTLQGISVIHFTIDTFGLPRMLKVLSTIVAIPLYSFVILLGIIDLGFNIREYIQAKKQK; the protein is encoded by the coding sequence ATGCAAAATAATCAGTCAAGGAAGCTAGCACAAGGAGCTATGATGATTGCACTATTTACCGTGTTAATGGCTATTATCTTTTATGTGCCTTTAGCGGGTTTTATTGCGATGCTTATTGCCCCTTTACCGATCATTTGGTATAGCGCGACATATGATAGGAAATCATCAATATTAGTTACGTTCATAGCCGTCATTATTACGTTTTTTATTGGTGGCTTAATTATTTTACCAGCTTCTTTAATCTTTGCTGCTGCCGGGATGGCGATAGGTGATGCCATTTATAATAAAAGAAGCAAAGTCTTTATGTTTATTTCTACAAGTATTGTGTTATTAATTACATTTGCTATTCAATATTTGATTTCCCTACGTTTATTTGAGTTTGACTTTATTAATGATTCACTTGTATTAATGCGGAAAAGTTATGAAGAGTCACTTGACTTAGTTGAAAAAATGACAGGTCAGGCACCGATTTCAAAAGAAACTTTGGCGGAAATGTTTAGCGTGGTGGAAATGACAATCCCCGCTTCGATTACATTAGCAGTATTTGTATTTGCATTCATTTTCATTTCAATCAATTTACCGATTGTTAAACGCTTTAAAGTGGATGTTCCAAAATTCTCGAGCTTCAGTCATTTACGATTACCAAGAGCTGTTTTATGGTATTACTTAATTACATTGACAATTAATTTATTTGTTCAACCAGAGCTTGGCACATCCTTGTATGTAGTTATGATCAATGTATCGCTCATTTTATGGGTATTACTTACGTTACAAGGGATTTCTGTTATCCATTTTACAATCGATACATTTGGTTTACCGAGAATGTTAAAAGTTCTCAGCACAATTGTAGCTATACCACTGTATTCATTTGTCATCTTGCTTGGGATTATTGATCTAGGGTTTAATATTCGTGAGTATATTCAGGCAAAGAAACAAAAATGA
- the rpsR gene encoding 30S ribosomal protein S18 — protein MMAPRRGGRKRRKVCYFTSNNITHIDYKDVDLLKKFISERGKILPRRVTGTSAKYQRKLTSAIKVSRIMALLPFVAEEK, from the coding sequence ATAATGGCACCACGTCGCGGAGGCCGCAAACGCCGTAAAGTTTGCTACTTCACTTCGAATAACATTACGCACATCGACTACAAAGATGTAGATCTTTTAAAGAAATTCATCTCTGAGCGCGGTAAAATTTTACCACGTCGCGTAACAGGTACTTCAGCTAAATACCAACGTAAACTTACATCTGCAATTAAAGTTTCTCGTATTATGGCTTTATTACCATTCGTTGCAGAAGAAAAATAA
- the ssb gene encoding single-stranded DNA-binding protein, producing MINRVVLVGRLTKDPELRYTPSGIPMARFTIAVNRTFSSQSGEKEADFIGCIAWRKQAENLANFMRKGSLIGVEGRIQTGSFEGQDGKRVYTTDVVADSVQFLEPRGGANASQGMPNQQYGGQQNYGGGQPSYNSQPNAQYGGAQPQQDSYGSYQQQPQPPQNQQNYTRVDEDPFANSKGPIEVSEDDLPF from the coding sequence ATGATTAACCGTGTAGTATTAGTCGGAAGGCTAACAAAAGATCCTGAGCTTCGATATACACCAAGTGGCATTCCAATGGCACGTTTTACTATTGCTGTAAATCGTACATTTTCAAGTCAATCTGGTGAAAAAGAAGCGGACTTTATTGGTTGCATTGCTTGGAGAAAACAAGCGGAGAACTTAGCAAACTTCATGAGAAAAGGAAGTTTGATTGGTGTTGAAGGGCGTATCCAAACAGGTAGCTTTGAAGGACAAGATGGTAAACGTGTTTATACGACGGATGTCGTAGCAGATTCTGTGCAGTTCTTAGAGCCGCGCGGAGGAGCAAACGCATCTCAAGGTATGCCAAATCAGCAATATGGTGGGCAACAAAATTATGGAGGCGGCCAGCCGTCTTATAATAGCCAACCAAATGCTCAATATGGCGGCGCGCAACCACAGCAGGATTCTTATGGTTCGTATCAACAACAGCCACAGCCACCTCAAAATCAGCAAAATTATACACGTGTAGATGAAGATCCATTTGCGAATAGCAAAGGACCGATTGAAGTATCAGAGGACGACTTACCGTTCTAA
- the rpsF gene encoding 30S ribosomal protein S6, which yields MRKYELMYIIRPNIEEDAKKALVERFNEILTSNGAEIVEAKDWGKRRLAYEINDLREGFYQIVKVNADSVAINEYIRLANISEDIIRHIAVREDAK from the coding sequence ATGAGAAAGTACGAATTAATGTACATTATCCGCCCAAACATTGAAGAAGATGCGAAGAAAGCTTTAGTAGAGCGTTTCAACGAAATTTTAACTTCAAATGGTGCTGAAATCGTTGAAGCAAAAGATTGGGGCAAACGCCGCTTAGCTTATGAAATCAACGACTTACGCGAAGGTTTCTACCAAATCGTGAAAGTAAACGCTGATTCAGTTGCAATCAACGAATATATTCGTTTAGCTAACATTAGCGAAGACATTATCCGTCATATCGCTGTTCGTGAAGACGCAAAATAA
- a CDS encoding acyl-CoA dehydrogenase: MLDVAIKRDELEISKTISTEILEALYDRKLLKVFVPDTLGGLGKNLIDGIKIFRQMGQLDGNIGWAVTIGSGGNMFLPLFQAHVGEMHFEPENAVISGSGKPDGIARKVEGGYIISGRWHYCSGADYATTFTMNTINEENGEMVTCSVKRADVTIEQDWQAIGLKATASHTIQLEEVFVKDTETFEFDQIQNNYNLPVHTFPFLTFSESSFFSLVIGMAHNVLLKQQQALNEKFNVEHSRYQLVSEKIQRAQTIINEIEVEFDARVETLWQQHTQLQIDEQLLREFSQFCQTASNEITNVLQLLMRYFGMEAVLETSELSYSWRNFCTASQHVFLTP, from the coding sequence ATGCTTGATGTGGCAATAAAAAGAGATGAATTAGAAATTTCAAAGACAATATCTACAGAAATATTAGAAGCCCTTTATGACCGAAAGCTATTAAAGGTGTTTGTGCCGGATACATTAGGTGGACTCGGGAAAAACTTAATAGACGGTATAAAAATTTTCCGTCAGATGGGCCAATTAGATGGCAATATTGGATGGGCTGTGACGATTGGTTCTGGAGGAAATATGTTTCTTCCATTATTTCAAGCGCATGTAGGAGAAATGCATTTTGAACCTGAAAATGCAGTCATTTCAGGAAGCGGTAAGCCAGATGGTATAGCACGTAAAGTAGAAGGTGGCTATATTATTTCAGGAAGATGGCATTATTGCAGTGGCGCAGATTATGCTACTACTTTTACAATGAATACAATAAATGAAGAAAATGGGGAAATGGTGACATGTAGCGTCAAACGTGCAGATGTAACGATTGAACAGGATTGGCAAGCGATTGGGTTAAAAGCAACTGCAAGCCATACAATTCAACTTGAAGAGGTATTTGTTAAAGATACAGAAACATTTGAATTTGATCAAATTCAAAATAACTACAATCTTCCTGTACATACCTTCCCATTTTTAACGTTTTCAGAAAGTTCATTCTTTTCGTTAGTCATTGGGATGGCACATAATGTTTTATTGAAGCAGCAACAGGCACTTAACGAGAAGTTTAATGTGGAGCATAGCCGCTATCAACTCGTCTCAGAAAAGATCCAACGAGCACAAACAATTATTAACGAAATTGAAGTTGAGTTTGATGCACGAGTAGAAACACTATGGCAACAGCACACACAACTACAAATAGATGAGCAATTACTACGGGAGTTTTCTCAATTTTGTCAAACTGCATCCAATGAAATAACGAATGTGCTTCAATTACTTATGAGATATTTCGGTATGGAGGCAGTTTTGGAAACGAGTGAACTTAGTTATTCATGGCGCAATTTCTGTACAGCAAGTCAGCATGTTTTTTTAACGCCTTAA
- the ychF gene encoding redox-regulated ATPase YchF — translation MALTAGIVGLPNVGKSTLFNAITKAGALAANYPFATIDPNVGVVEVPDYRLQKLTELVTPKKTVPTSFEFTDIAGIVKGASQGEGLGNKFLSHIRDVDAICQVVRCFEDENITHVSGTVNPIDDIEVINLELILADLESVDKRLQKVSKMAKQKDKEALIEEPILAKIKETLENEQPARAVELSEDEFKVIKGLHLLTIKPMLYVANVSEDEVADADNNKYVQMVRDFAVKEGAHVITICAKVEEEISELEDEEKEMFLEELGIKESGLDQLIRSSYDLLGLATYFTAGVQEVRAWTFRKGMKAPQCAGVIHSDFERGFIRAETVAFDDLVEAGSQAVAKESGKVRSEGKEYIVQDGDVLLFRFNV, via the coding sequence ATGGCATTAACAGCTGGTATTGTTGGTTTACCAAACGTAGGAAAATCAACATTATTCAATGCAATTACAAAAGCGGGGGCACTTGCTGCCAACTACCCATTCGCAACAATCGATCCAAACGTTGGAGTAGTAGAAGTTCCAGATTATCGTTTACAAAAGTTAACGGAACTCGTTACACCTAAGAAAACAGTTCCAACTTCTTTTGAGTTCACAGATATCGCGGGTATCGTAAAAGGAGCATCTCAAGGAGAAGGCTTAGGGAATAAGTTTTTATCACATATTCGTGATGTAGATGCGATTTGCCAAGTTGTTCGTTGTTTTGAAGACGAAAATATTACGCACGTATCAGGAACGGTTAATCCAATCGATGACATTGAAGTAATCAACTTAGAGTTAATATTGGCCGATTTAGAATCAGTAGACAAACGTTTACAAAAAGTTTCAAAAATGGCAAAGCAAAAAGATAAAGAGGCACTGATTGAAGAGCCGATTTTAGCAAAGATTAAAGAAACTTTAGAAAATGAACAACCTGCACGTGCAGTAGAACTTTCTGAAGATGAATTTAAAGTAATTAAAGGCTTACATTTGTTAACGATTAAGCCAATGCTTTACGTAGCCAATGTATCAGAAGATGAAGTTGCTGATGCGGATAACAATAAATACGTTCAAATGGTACGTGATTTTGCAGTAAAAGAAGGCGCTCACGTCATTACGATTTGTGCAAAAGTAGAAGAAGAAATTTCTGAGTTAGAAGATGAAGAAAAGGAAATGTTCCTAGAAGAGTTAGGCATTAAAGAATCAGGATTAGACCAATTAATCCGTTCTTCTTATGATTTACTTGGCTTAGCAACATATTTCACTGCAGGTGTACAAGAAGTACGTGCGTGGACGTTCCGTAAAGGCATGAAAGCACCACAATGTGCGGGTGTCATCCACTCTGACTTCGAGCGCGGCTTCATTCGTGCTGAAACAGTTGCTTTTGATGATTTAGTAGAAGCTGGTTCACAAGCAGTAGCAAAAGAATCTGGTAAAGTTCGTTCAGAAGGTAAAGAGTACATTGTCCAAGACGGCGATGTTCTATTATTCCGTTTCAACGTTTAA
- a CDS encoding DUF951 domain-containing protein — MEAKQYLLNDIVEMKKQHPCGTNEWKVIRLGADIRIKCEGCGHSVMIPRREFDKKLKKVLRSESAQ, encoded by the coding sequence ATGGAAGCAAAGCAATATTTATTAAATGACATTGTTGAGATGAAAAAACAACATCCTTGTGGCACAAATGAATGGAAAGTTATTCGCTTGGGCGCGGATATTCGCATTAAATGTGAAGGTTGTGGACATAGTGTCATGATTCCACGTCGGGAATTTGATAAGAAATTAAAAAAGGTACTTCGTTCAGAGAGTGCACAATAA
- the yyaC gene encoding spore protease YyaC — MKNYDCIPQNYSIHYEQTSAVWDLSDAFLKLIPFDHEALVFCCIGTDRSTGDALGPIIGSQLNSAFSFPFRIVGTLEQPLHALNLIEKHEQLHIEFQNPFIVAIDACLGESDAIGSILLHQGPLYPGKAVKKQLPPIGNISVKGIVNVGGFMEATVLQNTRLHLTYSMGDKVVRALMLAWQRHLLKDKNNGNQNRNYSNTRKQIGYADFR, encoded by the coding sequence ATGAAAAATTATGATTGTATTCCACAAAATTATTCCATTCATTATGAACAAACAAGTGCCGTTTGGGACCTAAGTGACGCCTTCTTAAAGCTTATCCCATTTGATCATGAAGCGCTCGTCTTTTGCTGTATTGGTACGGACCGTTCTACTGGCGATGCACTTGGACCGATTATTGGTAGCCAATTAAATAGTGCCTTTTCATTTCCATTCCGAATTGTTGGAACGTTGGAACAGCCATTACATGCTTTAAATTTAATCGAAAAACACGAACAATTGCACATTGAATTTCAAAATCCATTCATTGTTGCTATTGATGCTTGCCTAGGTGAATCAGATGCTATTGGTTCTATATTACTTCATCAAGGGCCTCTTTATCCTGGAAAGGCTGTAAAAAAACAATTACCTCCTATCGGGAACATTTCAGTGAAAGGTATTGTCAACGTTGGCGGCTTTATGGAAGCAACCGTATTACAAAACACACGGTTACATTTAACGTACTCAATGGGCGATAAAGTCGTGCGAGCCCTCATGCTTGCTTGGCAACGTCATTTACTGAAGGATAAAAACAATGGCAACCAAAATCGCAACTATTCCAATACTCGGAAGCAAATTGGCTACGCGGATTTTCGTTAA
- a CDS encoding DUF554 domain-containing protein — protein MMLLGSLLNALFIIIGALLGRMFKNIPESMKQTVMSIIGLAVAVLGIQMGFESSNFIIVIISLVLGTMIGEWLNFDKQFNRFGQKVESLFGKRSSQGSIAEGFVTATLIFVIGSMAIIGALDSGLRNDHSVLITKGIIDGFTSIILASTLGIGVLLAAVPVFVYQGAITLFAGVISTYVPQEALDLFIKEMTATGGIMILAIGLNVAGLTKIRVANLLPSIGIVAILVAIVFILQ, from the coding sequence ATGATGTTACTGGGATCATTATTAAATGCTTTATTTATTATTATAGGTGCATTACTTGGACGTATGTTTAAAAATATACCTGAATCAATGAAACAAACGGTTATGTCGATTATTGGTCTTGCAGTGGCAGTACTAGGTATTCAAATGGGGTTTGAAAGTAGTAATTTTATTATAGTGATCATCAGTTTAGTATTGGGTACAATGATTGGTGAATGGTTAAACTTTGATAAACAGTTTAATCGCTTTGGTCAAAAGGTTGAGTCTCTTTTTGGAAAGAGATCATCACAAGGATCTATTGCAGAGGGGTTTGTAACGGCAACTTTAATTTTCGTCATTGGTTCAATGGCTATAATAGGTGCGTTAGATAGTGGTTTGCGAAATGACCATAGTGTTTTAATTACAAAGGGTATTATTGACGGATTTACGTCCATTATTTTAGCGTCAACATTAGGAATCGGTGTATTGCTTGCTGCTGTTCCTGTTTTTGTTTACCAGGGGGCAATTACCTTATTTGCTGGTGTTATTAGTACATATGTCCCTCAAGAAGCACTTGATTTATTTATTAAAGAAATGACGGCAACCGGTGGGATTATGATTTTAGCTATTGGTTTGAATGTAGCAGGGTTAACGAAAATCCGCGTAGCCAATTTGCTTCCGAGTATTGGAATAGTTGCGATTTTGGTTGCCATTGTTTTTATCCTTCAGTAA